The Candidatus Nomurabacteria bacterium DNA segment ATCTTAGAAAAAACACCCGAGCGTGATCGTTATCATCTCTTTGCCCATCTTAATTCTACCGCGCTTCGAATGACAGCTGGCGTAACAAGCCTAGTTATCTCTCGGGCTGGATCGGCGATATTTGAAATAGCCATCTGGGGGCTTCCTTCAATCATCGTGCCAATTCCTGAGCCAATTAGTCACGACCAGCGTACCAACGCCTTCACTTACGCGCGTTCTGGTGGCGCGGTGGTCATTGAGCAGAATAATCTCACCCCGTCGGTTTTACTTTCGGAGATTAATCGTCTAATGGGCGACGAACGGATGCGGGAGAAGATGTCCGTTGGTGCTAAAAAGTTTTCTCACCCCAATGCCTCTCGTTCAATTGCCGAAGAAATTATTAGCCTTTCACTAACCCATGAGATCTAGAGTTCGTACTCGTTTTGCCCCCAGCCCAACTGGTAATCTCCATCTCGGAGGTGCGCGGACGGCGTTATTTAATTATCTTTTTGCGAAACAAAACGACGGAGAATTTATTTTAAGAATAGACGACACGGACAAAGAAAGATCTAAGCCAGAATTTGAGGAGAATATTTTCAAAGGATTAAAGTGGTTAGGGCTTGAATCCAGTGAGGTTTACCATCAGTCAAAAAGGGGTGAGCTATATCGACAAAAATTGGATAATTTGCTTAAACTGGATAAGGTCTACGTAAGTTCTGGTGAAAAAGTTATCCGGTTTAGAAACCCTAATACAGATGTTACCTTCACTGACCTAATTAAAGGGGAAATAACCTTCAACACCACCGACCTACAGGATTTTATTGTTGCTAAGGACATGGATACTCCTCTCTATCACTTTGCTTCAGTCGTGGACGATATTGATTTAGATATTTCTCACGTAATTCGGGGCGAAGACCATATATCCAATACCCCGAGACAGATTCTGCTTCTCGAAGCATTGGGTGGTACAAGGCCGGATTATGCTCATATCCCGCTAATCCTCGCACCAGATCGTTCTAAACTGTCAAAAAGACACGGCGCCGTGTCTGTTTCTGAATATTCTGAACGTGGCTATCTACCCGAAGCGATGATAAATTTTCTTGTCACAATGGGTTGGTCACCACAGGCACAGAAACTTGAACAGGAGCTATTTAGCTTGAAGGAACTAATTCATCACTTTAATCTGAAGCAAGTCCAGACAAGTGGGGCAGTCTTTAATATCGATAAGCTTGACTGGTTTAACAAGGAGTATGTTAAAAGACTCCCAGAAAAAGAGCAGCTGTCTAGATTGAAATCTGAACACGAATTTTTTAACAAGCGACCAACAAATATCGACAAGAATTTATTGAAAAATACCGAACACTTATCTCAAGTTTTGACGATTCTCGAAAAATTAGATGAAAAAAAATGGAGTGTAGAGGATATTAAGGAGGCGTTATGGGACTTTGCAACCGAGAAGGGGAGAGGAGAGGTTTTGTGGCCACTTCGAGTATCTCTAACGGGTCAGGCCAAATCACCCGATCCATTTACCGTCGCCGCCATTCTTGGGAGAGAAGAAACGCTGGATAGATTGCGACAGGTGTTGAGATAAACTCAATCAAGTTTTTTGTTTTTCTCTAGATTACTGCTAAACTAAGCCTTAAATGCGACGAATCTTCTGGCTTTTTTTGGTGCTAATAATTTTTGGGCCCTTTTTGGTTCACGCTGATCAGGCGACGGAATTACAAGCACAAATAAGGGCTAGACAAAATGAGATCGGCAAACTAGACGCCCAAATTGCCGCGCAAGAGAAAACATTGGGAGAAACAACAAAACAGGCCAACACCCTCGAGAATACACTTAAGACGATTGATCTCACAATCGGTAAATTAAACAATCAAATTACTCGAACAGAGAAGGAGATTAGTGCCACCAAGTTAAAAATCGACGAACTTAATTTAAACATCAAGAAAACTGGCGGCAACATCGAAAGAAATGAGGATCTACTGCGCGAACTACTTCGTGATTTATCAGACATGAATCGCGAAAGCTTATTAATGATTCTGGTGAGTTACAAACACTTTTCTGATCTGTGGCAGGCGAGTGACCAGTTAGTTGACCTCCAAAGAGGTGTTCACAGCGCTGCGGAGGAGTTGCGGAAACTTAAGGGTAATTTGAGTGTTGAAGTAACGACGACAGAGAAGGAGCAGGCAAAATTGTTGAGACTTCAGAGAGAACTTTCCGACCAGAAGAAAATTATCGCCACCGAACGTTCCAAACAAAATAATCTATTAGCGCAAACGAAAAGTAGCGAGGCAAACTACAAGAAGCTTCTCGAAGAAAGTCGACAACGTCGTGAGGATTTTGCCAAGGAGCTAAACGAATTCGAATCCCAGCTTAAGTTTGCACTTGATCCAAACAAGTTGCCGGTGGTACGACAAGGAATTTTGGCTTGGCCACTTGATGGCCGTCTAATTACGCAATTATTTGGAAAAACCTCTGACGCAAAAAGACTTTATGCTTCCGGAACGCATAACGGTATAGATTTTCGTGCAAGTGTTGGCACAGTAATTAAATCCGCAGAAGCAGGTATTGTGGCTGGAACCGGTGACACCGATCTCACTTGTCGCGGCGCTTCTTACGGCCGCTGGGTTTTAATTAAACATGACAACGGACTGGCAACGCTCTATGCTCATCTAAGTTTGATTAAAGTGTCTGCCAATCAGCGTGTAAGTCGGGGAGAACTAATCGGCTACAGTGGCGCAACGGGTTATGCTACCGGCCCGCACCTTCACTTTACTGTTGCCGCGGGTGATGGTGTGGAGATCAAATCTTTAAAGAGCAAGGTCTGTCCTGGTTCCTATGTTATGCCGATTTTTGACACTCGCGCTTATCTCGATCCTGTTCTATACTTATAATTACAAATATGAAGAACAAAAACGGGGGATTAATAAAGCTAGTGATTATTATTATCGTAGCGGTACTGTTACTTAATTATTTTCAGGTTAATCTGGTCACTCTGGTCGAAAAACTTAAGCTGAAGCCACTTTTCGTCGAGTTGTGGGCGCAAATTAAGGTTGCGTGGGGAAAAATTTTGGAACTTTGGACATATTTGACAAATAAGTAGAATCATTGTTTTAGCTTGACAGCGGGGGATGGGTATGCTAGACTGTTGCAGTACGGCTTAACAAGGCCGTATTTTACTTCTAACTTATTCCTACTATCCTACAAATAGGCCTGGCAAGCTTCATAACACTGAGTTCGACCCTAAATACGAACCTATCTACTATTAAGTCTCAAAATCCAATTTTTGCTCCGGAAAAGACCGCCGTAGTCATGAATGACAAGGATTTATCAACGGCCCTAACGCTTAAGGATTTGATCGAGACAAAGGCTGAAGAAGCCGGTGTAGATAAGACACTGGCGCTCAAAATCGCTTTCTGTGAGAGTACTATGCGCCAGTTCGACAAGAGTAGCGGCAAGCCCTTACGTGGGGTCCATAACCCTAATGACGTTGGTCTTTTCCAGATCAACGAGGACTACCATGCCAACAGGAGCCAAAACATGGGTCATGACATCTACTCAACCGAAGGAAATATTGACTATGCCCTATATCTCTTAAAGAAGGAGGGCAGCCGCCCATGGAACGCCAGTCGTCCTTGTTGGGGTAATACAACGACAGTCTAAAGTCCAAATCACCTTGGTTTAATAGGCGCAAAAGATATATTGTGCGACGTGATGGGTTGTTTTTGACTTTACACTCCTCCCCCGGACGTATATACTTTTATTTGATAAAAGATTACTAGTCCTAAAATAATTTGTTTCTATGAACAAAAATACAAAAATTATAACAACAGTCATCGTACTCATCGTTCTTGCGGCAATCTATTTCTCAATAAAAAGCAATGAGCCATCTCTCCAAAATGACACGTCGCAAAATGGCGAAATAACCACGCAGATAAATTCAGTAAGCAACGGTGAGGAAAACACCGTAACAAAGTCTGGCTCCTACGAAGCATACTCCCCAGAAAAGATCGCTCGGGCCTCCGTTGATCATGACGTGGTTTTATTTTTTAGAGCAAGCTGGTGCCCGACATGTCGAGCAGTTGATTCGGACATTAAGGCAAATCTAAACGAAATCCCCGCCAGTCTCACAATCCTGGATATTGATTACGATAAATCCTCTGAGTTAAAACAGAAATACGGCGTTACCTACCAGCACACCTTCGTCCAAGTTGATAAAGATGGAAATTTAATCAAAAAGTGGAGCGGGAGCCCAACCCTCTCTTCTCTAGTAACGGAAGTCAGTTAGCATGTTACTTCTACTGATATCTTTTATTGCGGGTGTATTAACGGTACTCGCGCCGTGTATTCTGCCCCTTCTGCCGGTGATTGTTGGACACTCCATCACCGATACGACCCCAAACAGGAGAAGATTATTTGTCGTCGTCAGTTCGCTCGGGATCTCGGTGATACTTTTTACCCTTCTGCTGAAGGCCAGTTCCCTATTGATTGATATACCGCAAGATTTCTGGAAATGGATTTCCGGTGGCATTATTTTTCTTTTTGGTTTGACGATGATTTTTCCAAGTCTGTGGGAAAGGTTATCTTTCACAAACACCCTTAGCCTCAACTCAAACAAGGCACTGACGAAAGGGTACCAGAGAAACAACGTCTGGGGAGATATAATTATTGGTGCCTCGCTCGGACCAATCTTCTCCGCCTGTAGTCCGACTTACTTTGTAATATTAGCCACGATTTTACCCGTCTCGTTTTTATTGGGGCTTGTTTACCTATTTACCTATGTTCTTGGCTTAGCACTTGCTCTCATTGTGGTCGCACTTCTGGGGGAAAAAATCGTGGCCAAGGTCGGCAGGGTTTCGGACCCAAACGGGTGGTTCAAGAAAATATTTGGATTAATCTTCATTCTCGTGGCAGTAGCCATTGTTTCTGGCTATGACAAAAAACTTCAAATCAGCCTACTAGACGCTGGGTTCCTCGACGTCACAAAGATTGAGCAAAAACTGCTGGAAAAAAATGAAGAGAAAAACCAAGACAATTCCCCCGTCATCAGCTCACAAGAAGATTCAGATGAAGTGGTAGCGG contains these protein-coding regions:
- a CDS encoding glutamate--tRNA ligase yields the protein MRSRVRTRFAPSPTGNLHLGGARTALFNYLFAKQNDGEFILRIDDTDKERSKPEFEENIFKGLKWLGLESSEVYHQSKRGELYRQKLDNLLKLDKVYVSSGEKVIRFRNPNTDVTFTDLIKGEITFNTTDLQDFIVAKDMDTPLYHFASVVDDIDLDISHVIRGEDHISNTPRQILLLEALGGTRPDYAHIPLILAPDRSKLSKRHGAVSVSEYSERGYLPEAMINFLVTMGWSPQAQKLEQELFSLKELIHHFNLKQVQTSGAVFNIDKLDWFNKEYVKRLPEKEQLSRLKSEHEFFNKRPTNIDKNLLKNTEHLSQVLTILEKLDEKKWSVEDIKEALWDFATEKGRGEVLWPLRVSLTGQAKSPDPFTVAAILGREETLDRLRQVLR
- a CDS encoding peptidoglycan DD-metalloendopeptidase family protein; the protein is MRRIFWLFLVLIIFGPFLVHADQATELQAQIRARQNEIGKLDAQIAAQEKTLGETTKQANTLENTLKTIDLTIGKLNNQITRTEKEISATKLKIDELNLNIKKTGGNIERNEDLLRELLRDLSDMNRESLLMILVSYKHFSDLWQASDQLVDLQRGVHSAAEELRKLKGNLSVEVTTTEKEQAKLLRLQRELSDQKKIIATERSKQNNLLAQTKSSEANYKKLLEESRQRREDFAKELNEFESQLKFALDPNKLPVVRQGILAWPLDGRLITQLFGKTSDAKRLYASGTHNGIDFRASVGTVIKSAEAGIVAGTGDTDLTCRGASYGRWVLIKHDNGLATLYAHLSLIKVSANQRVSRGELIGYSGATGYATGPHLHFTVAAGDGVEIKSLKSKVCPGSYVMPIFDTRAYLDPVLYL
- a CDS encoding transglycosylase SLT domain-containing protein encodes the protein MNDKDLSTALTLKDLIETKAEEAGVDKTLALKIAFCESTMRQFDKSSGKPLRGVHNPNDVGLFQINEDYHANRSQNMGHDIYSTEGNIDYALYLLKKEGSRPWNASRPCWGNTTTV
- a CDS encoding thioredoxin family protein — its product is MNKNTKIITTVIVLIVLAAIYFSIKSNEPSLQNDTSQNGEITTQINSVSNGEENTVTKSGSYEAYSPEKIARASVDHDVVLFFRASWCPTCRAVDSDIKANLNEIPASLTILDIDYDKSSELKQKYGVTYQHTFVQVDKDGNLIKKWSGSPTLSSLVTEVS